One region of Zingiber officinale cultivar Zhangliang chromosome 7B, Zo_v1.1, whole genome shotgun sequence genomic DNA includes:
- the LOC122004030 gene encoding probable glycosyltransferase At5g25310 — protein MGGDGGAGRVEGELAMARAAIRRSVTSARNASSSGLLSVPGEDVPFYAAVYRNPAAFLRSYEEMEKRLKVYVYEEGEPPLVHDGPCKNIYTTEGRFISEMEYSGMRTRNPTRAHAFFLAFSVTNMVHFLYRPANSDRTKIWRFVTDYVSSVASKHPFWNRSAGADHFMLSCHDWGPSASMANRKLYENSIRALCNANTSEGFNPRKDVSVPEINLYDGTIPAELQQPAAPGLLARPYLAFFAGGRHGAIRQELLRLWKGRDPEMPVFEYLPGGRGGKDYSNYLLQSRFCLCPSGYEVASPRVVEALYAECVPVIVSESYVLPFSDVLRWEEFSVAVPVEELPKLKDILEAVPPSKLMRMREGVKAVKRHFVFNSPAKRFDVFHMILHSVWLRRLNVKIL, from the exons atgggcgGCGACGGTGGGGCTGGCAGAGTGGAAGGGGAGCTCGCCATGGCGAGGGCAGCGATTAGAAGATCTGTAACATCCGCCAGAAATGCTTCGTCATCGGGTCTCCTGAGTGTTCCTGGTGAGGACGTGCCGTTCTACGCCGCCGTCTACCGGAATCCCGCCGCTTTCCTCCG GAGTTACGAGGAGATGGAGAAGAGGCTCAAGGTGTACGTGTACGAGGAAGGCGAGCCACCGCTGGTGCACGACGGGCCATGCAAGAACATCTACACCACCGAGGGGAGATTCATCTCCGAAATGGAATATTCCGGCATGCGGACGCGGAACCCGACGAGAGCCCACGCCTTCTTCCTCGCCTTCAGCGTCACCAACATGGTACACTTCCTCTACCGCCCCGCCAACTCCGACCGGACCAAGATCTGGCGCTTCGTCACCGACTACGTCAGCTCCGTCGCCTCCAAGCACCCCTTTTGGAACCGCTCCGCCGGCGCCGACCACTTCATGCTCTCCTGCCACGACTGG GGGCCGTCGGCGTCGATGGCCAACCGGAAGCTGTACGAGAACTCGATACGGGCGCTTTGCAACGCTAACACCTCCGAAGGTTTCAATCCGCGGAAGGACGTAAGCGTTCCGGAGATCAATCTCTACGACGGCACGATCCCGGCGGAGCTCCAGCAGCCGGCTGCTCCTGGCCTCTTAGCCCGGCCGTACCTCGCTTTCTTCGCCGGCGGCAGACACGGCGCCATCCGCCAGGAGCTCCTCCGGCTATGGAAGGGCCGGGACCCGGAGATGCCAGTGTTCGAGTACCTCCCCGGCGGCCGCGGCGGCAAGGATTACTCCAACTACCTTCTGCAGTCGCGGTTCTGCCTGTGCCCGAGCGGGTACGAGGTGGCGAGCCCGCGGGTGGTGGAGGCGTTGTACGCGGAGTGCGTGCCGGTGATCGTGTCGGAGAGCTACGTGCTGCCGTTCAGCGATGTGCTGAGGTGGGAGGAGTTCTCGGTGGCGGTGCCGGTGGAGGAGCTGCCGAAGCTGAAGGACATACTGGAAGCAGTGCCGCCGTCGAAGCTGATGAGGATGAGGGAGGGGGTGAAGGCGGTCAAGAGGCACTTCGTGTTCAACTCGCCGGCGAAGAGGTTCGACGTGTTCCACATGATACTCCATTCCGTGTGGCTCCGGCGACTCAACGTCAAGATTCTATAG